In Bos taurus isolate L1 Dominette 01449 registration number 42190680 breed Hereford chromosome 17, ARS-UCD2.0, whole genome shotgun sequence, the genomic window TGGCCCAGCACTGCCCACCAGAAGCTGGGGGCAAGGCCCTGCGGTGACAGTGGTTGGGGAGCCCGTCCGGGAAGCAGAGAAAAGACGAATTCTCAGAGCTGCCCCAGGATGAGCAGACAGAACACTGCAGGTGCGTTTACTTCACACGTAAAACTCTGAAACAGACGTGAAGTGTTAACGTCTATTCAATGTGGGTGAGGGATCTTGTTCTCTGAGCTGTTCTGCATGTGTGAAATGTTTCTGAACAGGGGAGGGGGAAGACCACCCCTCGATGAAGACCGCTGTTCTCTGAGACTCAGGTCGGAAGAGGGGACCCGTGGCTTTGAAGAAGAGAAGATGCCCTGCCGACCTCTGGACTCTCCTCTCAAGAGCCTGGAGCTGACCCGGGAGGGAGGGCAGGCCGTGAGAACCCGGCTGCCGGCTGGGGGCGCCGCCTCCTAGAGCCCCGACAGAGACGCACAGCAGCCGCTGCAGCTCAGCCTTCGCACCTTCCCAGGACGGGCCAGGGCGAGGAGGAGGCCGCCCCTCGGAGCCCCAAGGCCACCTGAGTGGGACAGGCCTGGCGCAGTTACAGGCCTGAGGAGCATCGAGGGGCCTTCTGGCTCTTCATCGACAGACAGGCCACTCCTAACAACTCACCGGTTTCCTAGCGGATCACCGTGCAGAACCCTCCAGGACCCTGACACACAACACTGGGTGGGCTAACCCAGGGGAAAAGGCCGGGCCAGTCACGGGGAAGACCCCGTCCCACTTCTGGAACGCAGTAAAGGAAAACTTCGTTTGGCTTCCTCTAACGGGTAAAAGACGGCTCCAGACGGCTGACTTCTGATCCAAGAGCGCCCCTCCCCACACCACCTCCCTCGCTCAGGCTGGGTGTCAGGAGACACCCCAGCCGCACAGGGACCCAACCCCAGCCCTTCAGGGCCCGCGCCTCTGCTCGACAAGCAGAGCAGGGCAAGCTCCCTGCAGTCACCGCAGCAGACTCATCCACTCTCATCTGAGCCCCCCTTTCTTCTAAGGAGCCGCTGTGGATCTCACATACGTCCTGAGTGGGGTCGAGTGAGGCAAGACAGAGAAGACGGGGCCTGGGGATCCCCAAGACTGCGGGGGCAGCGGTGTGGAGCCAGCTGCCCCGGTCACAGGGCCTTCCTAAAAGGCCACGACATGCCCGTCCACCACAGCCCTGCGCCCGCGGCACCTACCCTGGGCCTTCAGGATGGCCGCCTTTCCCCGGCCGGCGCCCGAGCCCTGGTTTTTGTTCTTCATGCTCTTCAACATGGGCGCGTTTTTCAGCATGTCGGGCAGAATCAGGAAGCGGATCTTGCTGCCCCGGATGTACACCTGCTCCAGCTGGGCCACGCGGCCGTCTCTGTACGTGACCGTGATGTTGGACATCTGCAAGGAAACCGCCCTTGTCAGTAAGGTCAGGGGCACCGGCAGAGAGCAGGGGCGTGAAGGCGAGCCctggctggagggagggagaccACAAATGCAGATGCGCACGTCACAAGAAAAAGCCGGGGACCCCAGAGCGCCTGCGGGGTGTGCCGGGGTGGGGCTGCGCCGAGCACCTCGCAGTACGCCAGTTCCCACTTGAACGGACTGAAAACCCAAGGCTGAACGGCCAGCACGCAGAGACTCCTAACTGGAACCTGGGCCTGGCCCCCAAGCCCCGATTCTGCCATCCGCAGGCCCCCCGTCAGCGTGTGCCACGGGTCAGCTGCTGTGAACGGGCCGCAGTGGCTCAGCACCGCCTGGCCGAGCCTCGCGCACCCCCGCATTGGGCTGCAAAGGTGCCCCCAGGGTCGCGAGTGCCCCAGATGCGGTGCCGCCCACAACTGGACCACACAGGACTCAGGAGCAGGGCCGTCGCCGCCACTACGCAGCCCCTCCAGCCTGTGGGCAGATGTGTATGCCGGCAGCGGGGCAGTGGGGGTAGCCAGAGGAGAATCCAACCAGGAGACTGGCCGGTCGTGGGAAGGCAACACAAACCTGCCCGTGCCAATCTCAACAGGCACCACGTTTAACAGCGAGGGCAGCTCACTCCACCAGCCTTCTGGGCGGAAGAGGATCACAGTGTATTCACAGCGGGTCAAGCCCACGTCGCACAGCGGAGCGCTGGTCCCTGCTTCCTGACGCGTGTCCTCACCTTACCCCGACCTGCTCTCTCCTTCAAGTGCTAGCTGCCCCCTGCCCCGGCCTGTGCTGGAGCCCCTGGCCTGCAGAAGGGGCAAATGCACTCCCAGCTGGCCTGCGGTCTGCTCGGGGGCTCTCTGCCCCAGGCCGCCTCTCCTCCAGCCCACCCTGAGCACCCGGACAGGCCGTTCTGAAAGATCAACGACAGTCAGACTGCGTGCTCTCACGACCGGCACGTGTCCGCCCAGGCTGGAGCTGCTCACGTCAGGGCCAACAATGATGGCAACGATCGTAACCCCTTCACAAACACACGGACAGTGTGAGCCCACATGGAAAACAAGCGCATGAATAAACGGAGAGGCACGCAAAGCAGACCCAACAAACACAGAGTACCACGAGGAAAGACATCACTCTTGCAAGGGTTATAATAACACCGAGATTCAGGCAGGAATCTTCACTGGAAGCAAAGCAGGGCTGACCACTGGGAGACCGCTGAGAAACAGTGTGTTACAAGGCATTCACTTAAAGAACCTCCCCAGGAAGCGCTCATCAGTTACAAAAGAAAAGGAGCCCACGGTGGAGAGAACACACACTGCCTTAACCAGAAGATCAAGGTTCACGTCGCACAAGGGGCACACAGGGGTCAAGGGGCACACAGGGCTTTCGGGCCTCAGTGACGCCCCGAGGAAACAAAAAATCACAACACCCCAAAAAACATAACCCAAATCTAATGAGAAAACATCAGAGAAGCCCTAATCAAAGGACAGCCTAACAAAACAACTGGCCTCTAGTCTTCACCAAGTCATCAGTGGTGTGAAAAATCAAGCCCGGAGCAACTGCTGCAGGATCTGCTAAGCGCACTGAGGGGTCCGGGCTGGGCGCGAGGGGCAGCCTGCAGACCCGAGAAACTGGAGGCGCTGCAGGGGACAGAACGGAGCCCACGCCGGGACGCCGGGCTCAACAGCGCAGCAGGAGGAGGCACACGCATGGGCGCACAGGCACACGGGCACACAGTGAGGGGCTGCTGGGACCGCAGCCCGCTGCCCAGCAGCTCAGAGAACACCGCGGGAGGCTCCCACAGACCACCGTGCCACGGCAAGAAAGCGCCCGCACCAACCTGGCCCAGAAGGGGTGAGCATGCCAACGCCCGCAAAGCATCACTTCCACGGGAGCCGTGAACCATCACCTTCCCCGCAAAACGTCTGGGAATTGTGCTGCTTTAAGTATAGTCAGATTTTGGACTTGGcccgtacttttttttttaaagataacattTACTGTGCTTTGATGATCACAAACTTAACACACGATTTGTcatttcaaaatgagaaaaatatttttaaaaattgtggagaaggaaaatggcgacccactccagtactcctgcctggagaatggagggaggagcctggtaggctacagtccatagggtcgcaaacagtcggacacgactgagcgacctcactttcaatAACATATCATGCCTCACCGAAAAGCAACTACTCACATGAGTCTTCCTCAAAATCTTTTTTAAGCATTCCATTTATCATTTATAGCCTGGCTCTCATTTTCATAAAACCGGGAGCACTGTGGAGCTCTGTGTCTCCCCACTATGTCCGTGGCATTTTACCACGTTAAATACTCTTCCGCACCACCTTACTGGGTGAGTAATATTCTTCACAATGTGCACCAGTTTGGGTGATCATAACTTTTTTACCTTATCAGCAACGTTGGCTGAGCTGAGCATCCTCAGGGCAGTGCCGCCATCTGAGGCTCTCCTAGTCACCACCCGCTTCTCTGGGTCAGACCCGCGCCCTAGATTGAAAGCTCTCCTGCTCCTGCCCTTGGCCCTCTGCAGCTCCCCCAGTCAATCTCTTGCCAAGTTAACTCTGTCCgccttttacagatgagcaaacaggTAATTAACGTTAATTAATAAAGCCAGCTGAAATTCAAACCCACACCAGACTCCAAAGCCCAAGCTCTTAAACAGAAACTGCATCCCACACTCTGTGAAGTGATGCTACACGAATCCACGCGCCGTGGGAAGGGAGCCACACCAAGCAGTGGGTCCAACACGTCTCAGCAGAGCCCTGTGCAGCGGGGAGTCCTGTAACCTCGTTCCTTCCATTTTATGGGTAGAACTATCACCCAAACCTGCTTGCCCGGCCAAGTATTTGCTCTAAGTGCGCTCACACGAGGCGCTTCTGCTACAAAAATGGCTGATACACGCAGTGTGTGAGGGAAGAGTCGGCTAACTGCAAAGCATCACGCAAGCACGCTTGGAGGGCGGGGGAGCTGAACCTGACGGCTCCACTGAAGGCTGTGCTGCTTCTCTTAAACGGGCCCAAAACGTGTGAGAAGACGGCCACGGGACTGGGAGAAACGGAGGATGAGCGGTCCAAACAGCCCAATTCTAGGAGGTTACACATTCTCAACCTCCAAGTGGCCCCTCACCGAAGCCCGCCTCTCTGGTATCTccaacagggcctggcacagccTGGGCACTCGGCGAGCAACCGCTGACCAAGAACTCCAAGGAGCGCCCAGCCGCCCGCATCCCGCCCTCCAGGCCTGCGCCCGCCCCGGGCCCGCCCCAGCCCCGCGCAGAGCAGGGCACCTGGCAGTTCATGTTGTCCTCCGCCTCGATGAGCTTGCCCCGGTACACCTCGCCCGTGTTCGTCTCACACGTCACGATGTGACCCTCGGCCTCGTGGAGCACTTTGATCGGCACGCCAATGGACATCTCGGCAGGAAGAGAGCTCTATGGTGAGAAAGAGACAGCAGTCACTTCATCTTTCGAAGCCCGAGAAGGCATGCGGCAAACACAAGCCCTCAAAGCTGACACTCTGGAAAACTTAGCAAAGTTGCCAGAGGTGCACTATTTTGTTTTAGCTGAATTCTGAGCTTGAAGCACCTATCTGGCAAACACATGCAAGATGTGGGTGGGGAGGAATGGGGGGCTAAACAGGGGGAAAGCTAACGGGAATGAAACTGCCTCCCATTTTCCTTCCACCACAGGTCCCTTGAGTgcgcgtgttaagtcacttctctgactcattgcaaccccatgcactgtagcccatgaggttcctctgtccatgggattctccaggcaacaatactggagtgggttgccaagcccttctccaggggatcttcccgacccagggatggaacccgcatctcttacacctcctgcattggcaggaggtctTTTTAACCGTGCCGTTTGGGAAGCTCAGAAAGGGCTGTGCGTTTAATTCAACCCATTAAGCGCTCTCTGACCGTCTACTTACTTCTCCATTAAGCTAAAGAAAAAATATCCAAGTGTTCACAAAGTGATGGTGTGCTACAAGTAGGAAATGCTCATCCTGGAGGGAAAATATAACCAGGGAAAACCCTGACTTGATCtaattaagagagaaaaaaagcaagtggatttttttttttaatcccaagaTGGGTGTATAAAACAAAAActtctataaaatgaaatattttctgctcTCCAGTAAACAAGCCACATCGCAGCCATTTGGTATTCCAGCCTTCCAAATGCAAATTTTTAAGCCCAAGTAAAAACCATAATGGCTTTTTGGCAGCCGGCTGAGGAGCTAGGGGATGTGAGAAGCACAAGAGGCAGTCCCTCGAACCTTAGCCTTAGGGTAAAGGAGGAATTAGGATGTGAATGACCAAAGAGCAGgatttggccccagatagctgataTGCATATGAAAGAAAAGATTTCAGAAAGCCcggactcttgcatcttcccaaatAACAGAAAAGTGTTAAATCTCTTCAGGCAGGAGACCTGGTCTCCGTTACTCAACGGTCATCTTTTAATATTCAGATTACCTGCCCCTTGCTGCAAACTTCTTCGCAGCCTGACTACACCCCACCCAACATTTCTCTCTCCCGAGGGTCGCCTGAAATCCTGTCTTCCGGGCTCGGAGTCCTCATGATTCCCACCGAAGAAACCTAATTCTCAGCTTTTAGGTGGCGGTATTTTTTTCGGTTGACAGGCAGCAGGAGGTTGGAACACAACCATGTGTGGTCAAGAGAAGAAAAGGACTGGGAGAGGTTAGGAAAAAACAGGTTCCGTTCGTGAGGACAACGCTGAACCGCAGCTGGGGGAGCCGGGGCAGCACAGAGACCAGGCCATGGAAGGGCAGCCGGAGTTACAAAATGCACGCAGCACGATTCAGAAGCAAGGAAATGTGGTAACTTGTGTTTTAAGCGTG contains:
- the SNRPD3 gene encoding small nuclear ribonucleoprotein Sm D3 (The RefSeq protein has 1 non-frameshifting indel compared to this genomic sequence), with amino-acid sequence MSIGVPIKVLHEAEGHIVTCETNTGEVYRGKLIEAEDNMNCQMSNITVTYRDGLAQLEQVYIRGSKIRFLILPDMLKNAPMLKSMKNKNQGSGAGRGKAAILKAQVAARGRGRGMGRGNIFQKRR